Proteins encoded in a region of the Natator depressus isolate rNatDep1 chromosome 23, rNatDep2.hap1, whole genome shotgun sequence genome:
- the GNG8 gene encoding guanine nucleotide-binding protein G(I)/G(S)/G(O) subunit gamma-8, which translates to MSNNMAKIAEARKTVEQLKLEVNIDRMKVSKAAADLLAYCEAHAKEDPLVTPVPSSENPFREKRLFCIVL; encoded by the exons ATGTCCAACAACATGGCCAAGATCGCCGAGGCCCGCAAGACGGTGGAGCAGCTCAAGCTGGAGGTGAACATTGACCGCATGAAG GTGTCAAAGGCGGCGGCGGATTTGCTGGCCTATTGCGAGGCGCACGCCAAAGAGGACCCGCTGGTGACCCCGGTGCCCTCCTCGGAGAACCCCTTCCGCGAAAAGCGGCTCTTCTGCATCGTGCTTTGA